From the Fundidesulfovibrio magnetotacticus genome, the window GTTGGAGCTACTGCCCTGCGTTATACGGCCCGACTATTTAGCCTCGCGGTGCACGGTGTGTTTCTTGTCCCAGGGACAATACTTTTTCACCTCGAGCCGTCCGGTCGTATTCTTCTTGTTCTTTTCCGTCGCGTAGTTCTTGCGCTTGCACTCGGTGCACTGCAAGATGATGTTCAGGCGCATTGTCCTACTCCATGATCTCGGTCACGACACCGGCGCCGACGGTACGGCCGCCTTCGCGGATGGCGAAGCGCAGGCCGGTCTCCATGGCGATGGGGGCGATCAG encodes:
- the rpmG gene encoding 50S ribosomal protein L33; its protein translation is MRLNIILQCTECKRKNYATEKNKKNTTGRLEVKKYCPWDKKHTVHREAK